A window of Bradyrhizobium sp. AZCC 1719 genomic DNA:
CGCGAGCTCGATCCGCACCTCCAGCTTGTTCGGCGGCTTCTGCGCCTTGTCCTGCTCGAGGCGCGCGATTTCGCGGTCGAGGTCGCGCTGCTTGCGTTCGGCATCGCGGATCGTGGCCTCGGTGCTGGCGACTTCTTCGCCAACCGCGGCAAAGGCCGCGCGCCATTCGGATATCGGCCGCGCCTCGCCCTTGTCGCCGATCCCGACCGGCGCGATATCCGCAAATCGCTCGGCGAACTTGCGCCGCGCTCTCGCCGCATCGATCGCGCCCTGCAAATTGACCCGCTCGTCCTTCAGCGCCTCGATGCGCTTGTCGAGTTCGGGCAAATTGACTGGCGGTGCCGCGCGCGGCGGCTTGGCGTCGATCGCGCCAATCGTGAGCTTTGCGCCGGCCTCACCCTCGACCCGCAGCGACGTGGGGTCGAGCGTGAGCGGAAAATCCTTGAGAACAGCGGAATTCTCGCCGGCCGGCAGATCGAGCGTGACGAGGCGCGTCACGCTGGCGCCGTCGGGATAGACGGTGACGGCATCCACCGCCGAGCTCGCGGCGATGTCGGCGGCCTGCGCCTCACCGGCGGCAAGCGCCGTCAGAACGACGAGGCTCGTCGTCAAAAAGCTGTTCGCAATCAATCGCATGGATACCCTCCTGAACCGCCCGCCGGATGGCGGCGGACAAACAACGCCCACCACTCCCGGTCATGAGACGCGGCGAGGAAGGAATCGGTTCGATCGGGATTTTCGCCGCGGCAGCACCGCAGCGAAGGACCTTCCCCGGAAGGAAGGGGATGCGCGTTTTAAAACGCCAACGCCTTGGCCTGCTTCACCTGCGGCAGTGCCTGCACCTTGGCAAGTACGTCGGCCGGCACGGGACCGTCGATCTCGACCAGCGCGATGGCGTCGCCGCCCTGCTTGACGCGGCCGAGATGGAAGGTGGCGATGTTGATCTTGGCGTCGCCGAGCAGGCTGGCGAAGCTGCCGATGAAGCCGGGCTTGTCTTCGTTGGTGACATAGATCATCGACTTGCCGAACTCAGCGTCGACGCGGATGCCCTTGATGTCGACCAGCCGCGGCTTGCCGTCGTGATAGACGGTGCCGGAGACGGAACGCTCCTGCCGTTCGGTGGTGACGGTCACCGTGATCAGGCTTTCGTAGTCGCTCTGCGCCGCGCGCACGATCTCGTCGACCACCATGCCGCGCTCCTTCGCGACGACCGGCGCGGAGACCACGTTGACCTCGCCCAGCATCGGGCGCAGCAGGCCCGACAGCACCGCAGAGGTGATCGCCTTGATCTTCATCTCGGCGACGTGTCCCTCATAGGTGATCTCCGTCTTCAGGATGCCGCTCTCGGTGAGCTGGCCCGCGAACGAGCCGAGCTTTTCGGCGAGCTCGATGAACGGCTTCAGCTTCGGCGCTTCCTCCGCCGTGATCGAGGGGAAGTTCACCGCGTTCGAGATCGCGCCGGTGAGAAGATAGTCCGACATCTGCTCGGCGACCTGCAGCGCGACGTTCTCCTGCGCTTCCGTGGTGGAGGCGCCAAGATGCGGCGTACAGATCACGTTGGGATGGCCGAACAGCACGTTCTTGGTGGCGGGCTCCTCGACGAAGACGTCGAAGGCGGCGCCGGCGACATGCTTGGAATTCAGCGCATCGAGCAACGCCTGCTCGTCGACCAAACCGCCGCGCGCGCAATTGATAATGCGGACGCCCTTCTTCATCTTGGCGAGCGCCGCCGCGTCGATGATGTTCCTGGTCTTCTCGGTCAGCGGCGTGTGTAGCGTGATGAAGTCGGCGCGCTTGAACAATTCGTCGAGCTCGACCTTCTCGACGCCGATATCCTTGGCGCGCTCCGGCGACAGGAACGGATCGAACGCGACCACCTTCATGCGCAGCCCCAGCGCGCGGTCGGCGGCGATCGAGCCGATATTGCCGCAGCCGACCACCCCTAAGGTCTTGCCGGTGATCTCGACGCCCATGAAGCGGTTCTTCTCCCACTTGCCGGCCTGCGTCGAGGCGTCGGCCTGCGGAATTTCACGCGCCAGCGCCAGCATCAAAGTGATCGCGTGTTCAGCGGTGGTGATGGAATTGCCGAACGGCGTGTTCATCACGATGATGCCCTTGGCGGTCGCCGCGGGAATTTCGACGTTGTCGACGCCGATGCCGGCGCGGCCGATCACTTTCAGCTTCTTCGCCTTGTCGATGATCTTCGCGGTCGCCTTCGTCGCCGAGCGGATCGCCAGGCCATCGTAGTTGCCGATGATTTCGGCGAGCTTGTCCTTGTCCTTGCCGAGATTGGGCTGGAAGTCGACCTCGACGCCGCGATCCTTGAAGATCTGGACGGCGGCGGGAGATAGCGCGTCGGAAATGAGAACTTTGGGTTTGGACATTGCGGTGTTTCCTTCACACCTTCCCCTGGAGGGGGAAGGTCGGCGCGAAGCGCCGGGATGGGGTGAAACTGTCGATGCGAATTCTGCGTGCGTCGGGTGCGGAGAGATCACCCCGCCCCGCCGCACCTACGCTGCGTCGACCCTCCCCCTCCAGGGGAGGGTCGAGCATCAAGCCGCCTTCGGCAGCGCGGCCTTGGTCTCGGCAAACGCCCAGTCGATCCACTGCGTCAGCAGCGCGACGTCGGAGGCTTCTACCGTGGCGCCGCACCAGATCCGCAGGCCCGCGGGCGCATCGCGGTAATAGGCGAAGTCGTAACCGGCGGCTTCCTTCTCCACCAGCGCAACCAGCTTCTTGGAGAACTCGGCCTGCGCGTCGGCGGTCAGCGAGGTGATCGCGGGATCGATGAACTTCAGGCACACCGAGGTGTTGGAGCGGATCGACGCATCCTTGGCCAGGAAGTCGATCCACGGCGTTTTCGCCTTCCAGTCCGACAGCACCTTGGTGTTGGCGTCGGCGCGCGCGATCAGGGCCTTCAGGCCGCCGATCGATTTCGCCCAGTTCAAGGCATCGAGATAGTCCTCGACGCACAACATCGACGGCGTGTTGATGGTCTCGCCCTCGAAGATGCCCTGATTGAGCTTGCCGCCCTTGGTGAGGCGGAAAATCTTCGGCAGCGGCCAGGCCGGCTTGTAGGTCTCGAGCCGCTCCACCGCGCGCGGTGAGAGGATCAGCATGCCGTGCGCGGCCTCGCCGCCCAGCGCCTTCTGCCAGGAGAACGTCACTACATCGAGTTTTGCGAAATCGAGTGCTTGCGCAAACGCAGCCGACGTCGCGTCGCAAATCGTGAGGCCTTGGCGGTCCGCGCTGATCCAGTCGGCGTTCGGCACGCGCACGCCTGACGTCGTGCCGTTCCAGGTGAAGACGATGTCGGAAGCCTGATCGACCTTACTCAAATCGGGAAGATCGCCATAGCCGGCGTGCAGCTTGGTGACGTCCTTGAGCTTCAATTCCTTGACGATGTCGCTGACCCAGCCCTCGCCGAAGGATTCCCAGGCGATCGTGGTGACGGGGCGCGCACCGAGCAGCGACCACAACGCCATTTCGACCGCGCCGGTATCGGACGCCGGCACGATGCCGATCTTGTAGTCGGCCGGCACTTCCAGCACTTCGCGCGTCAATTCGATCGCGAGCTTGAGCCGCGCTTTACCGATCTTCGCGCGGTGCGAGCGGCCGAGGGCTGCGTCCTTGAGATTTTGGGGATTCCAGCCGGGGCGCTTGGCACAGGGGCCGGAGGAAAAATGCGGCACGTTCGGCCGCGAAGCGGGCTTCGCTACGGTCATGATCTATCCTTCCAGATAGTAAGCCTCCCGTTGGGGGGAGGTGTCCCGCCGCGGTCATTAGGGGAATCGGGCCCGATCGTCAAGAAGCTTCGGGTGCTTCACGCTCGATTGATGGCTGTTCGTCCTCTGAAGACTGCGGCCCTTGCTGCAGAAGTTCGGCTGCATCGGTGACCAGCTTGGCGGCCTCCCGCCGGCTCGATACCTTCAAAATACTGGTCTCCCCGGCCTGCACGACATATTCGCTTCCGATCCGGACAATCGAATATTTCTTCATTGGAAATCCCCAAAGCCGCCCAAGCCCCATGGGAGACGCCGGCATAGCGGAGACGCTCCTGTCCGTAAAATCACGGACGCACGCGTAGTTTATCGCTTGTTAACTGGATCGAACACCGACAACTACC
This region includes:
- the serA gene encoding phosphoglycerate dehydrogenase gives rise to the protein MSKPKVLISDALSPAAVQIFKDRGVEVDFQPNLGKDKDKLAEIIGNYDGLAIRSATKATAKIIDKAKKLKVIGRAGIGVDNVEIPAATAKGIIVMNTPFGNSITTAEHAITLMLALAREIPQADASTQAGKWEKNRFMGVEITGKTLGVVGCGNIGSIAADRALGLRMKVVAFDPFLSPERAKDIGVEKVELDELFKRADFITLHTPLTEKTRNIIDAAALAKMKKGVRIINCARGGLVDEQALLDALNSKHVAGAAFDVFVEEPATKNVLFGHPNVICTPHLGASTTEAQENVALQVAEQMSDYLLTGAISNAVNFPSITAEEAPKLKPFIELAEKLGSFAGQLTESGILKTEITYEGHVAEMKIKAITSAVLSGLLRPMLGEVNVVSAPVVAKERGMVVDEIVRAAQSDYESLITVTVTTERQERSVSGTVYHDGKPRLVDIKGIRVDAEFGKSMIYVTNEDKPGFIGSFASLLGDAKINIATFHLGRVKQGGDAIALVEIDGPVPADVLAKVQALPQVKQAKALAF
- a CDS encoding phosphoserine transaminase, with translation MTVAKPASRPNVPHFSSGPCAKRPGWNPQNLKDAALGRSHRAKIGKARLKLAIELTREVLEVPADYKIGIVPASDTGAVEMALWSLLGARPVTTIAWESFGEGWVSDIVKELKLKDVTKLHAGYGDLPDLSKVDQASDIVFTWNGTTSGVRVPNADWISADRQGLTICDATSAAFAQALDFAKLDVVTFSWQKALGGEAAHGMLILSPRAVERLETYKPAWPLPKIFRLTKGGKLNQGIFEGETINTPSMLCVEDYLDALNWAKSIGGLKALIARADANTKVLSDWKAKTPWIDFLAKDASIRSNTSVCLKFIDPAITSLTADAQAEFSKKLVALVEKEAAGYDFAYYRDAPAGLRIWCGATVEASDVALLTQWIDWAFAETKAALPKAA